The following coding sequences lie in one Apium graveolens cultivar Ventura chromosome 3, ASM990537v1, whole genome shotgun sequence genomic window:
- the LOC141713758 gene encoding S-type anion channel SLAH1-like — protein sequence MCPVESQPNIQLVIIKSPTVPAKNRALVMRMLTKFHAGYFRITLSICSQALLWKNLSEPPKDAHVYRRMMNMLPSAAFVLLWSLALLTLVSFSILYVLKCFYMFESVNNEFLNHVGVNYLFAPWISWLLLLQSVPFFTPNTLYYLLLWWIFVVPIVALDVKIYGQWFTEGKQFLSTVANPASQLSVIGNLVGARAAAEMGWTESAICIFSLGMVHYLVLFVTLYQRLAGSDGLPAMLRPVFFLFIAAPSMASLTWISISGKYDYFSKMLFFLSLFLFISLISRPNLFKKSMRKFNVAWWAYSYPITILALSSAEYAHEVKSFIAYMLMMILSACSVLLILVLMIFSAINADLVFRPCEEIIPTTSPASSTTE from the exons ATGTGCCCTGTAGAATCTCAGCCTAATATCCAACTAGTGATCATTAAATCACCCACTGTCCCAGCCAAAAATCGAGCTTTAGTAATGCGAATGTTAACAAAATTTCATGCTGGTTACTTCAGAATCACCCTTTCAATTTGTAGCCAAGCCTTATTATGGAAAAACCTTAGCGAGCCACCAAAGGATGCACACGTTTATAGGCGCATGATGAACATGCTCCCTTCTGCAGCCTTCGTCCTTCTTTGGTCACTTGCATTGTTAACATTAGTATCATTTTCGATACTTTATGTACTCAAATGTTTCTACATGTTTGAGAGTGTGAATAATGAGTTCTTGAATCACGTTGGCGTGAACTACTTATTTGCACCATGGATATCATGGTTGTTGTTGCTTCAATCAGTACCATTTTTCACCCCAAACACTCTGTACTATTTGCTACTTTGGTGGATTTTTGTTGTACCTATAGTTGCTTTGGATGTTAAGATTTATGGTCAATGGTTTACGGAAGGTAAGCAGTTTTTATCGACTGTGGCCAATCCAGCTAGCCAATTATCTGTAATTGGTAATTTGGTTGGAGCTAGAGCAGCTGCAGAAATGGGATGGACAGAGAGTGCAATTTGTATTTTTTCTCTGGGAATGGTACATTATTTAGTACTTTTTGTCACACTTTACCAGAGATTAGCCGGCAGTGATGGCCTTCCTGCGATGCTACGTCCTGTTTTCTTTTTATTCATTGCAGCTCCAAGCATGGCAAGCTTAACTTGGATCTCCATCTCCGGAAAATATGACTATTTCTCGAAGATGCTCTTCTTTCTTTCGCTGTTTCTCTTCATTTCCCTG ATAAGCAGGCCGAACTTGTTCAAAAAATCGATGAGAAAGTTCAACGTTGCATGGTGGGCTTACTCGTATCCAATAACGATACTGGCATTATCTTCTGCTGAGTACGCGCATGAAGTAAAAAGCTTCATAGCTTACATGCTGATGATGATCCTATCTGCCTGTTCCGTTCTTCTTATTCTTGTCCTAATGATCTTTAGTGCAATCAATGCTGATCTAGTTTTTAGACCGTGTGAAGAGATCATTCCTACTACTTCTCCAGCTAGTTCTACAACTGAATGA
- the LOC141711499 gene encoding S-type anion channel SLAH4-like, whose translation MKQKICLEMHPKETLPQIQIIVDKSSSIISATQNSVSLGKALNNMASNSSLLLTKFHAGYFRISLSLCSQALLWKTLGHTPDNAHAYRRMLGMLPSTAFILIWSLALLTLVSLSILYILKCCFNFKSVKDEFMNHIGVNYLFAPWISCLLLLQSAPFFTPNTICYQLLWWIFVLPILVLDVKIYGQWLTKGKNFLSTVANPASQLSVIGNLVGARAAALMGCKESAICLFAFGMVHYLVLFVTLYQRLAGSNRLPAMLRPVFFLFFAAPSMASLAWISISGSYDNASKMLFFLSVFLFTSLVCRPKLFKKAMRRFNVAWWAYSFPLTVLALSSTEYAQEVKSSIAHLLMVILSAISVLVTLVLMVITAINTDLSSDSLISKPSADLILTTSDSSTE comes from the exons ATGAAGCAAAAAATTTGTCTAGAAATGCATCCTAAAGAAACATTGCCACAAATTCAAATTATTGTCGATAAATCATCGTCGATAATCTCTGCAACCCAAAACAGCGTCAGTCTGGGGAAAGCCTTGAACAACATGGCTTCGAATTCATCGTTGTTGTTAACTAAATTTCATGCTGGATATTTTAGAATTAGTCTCTCACTTTGCAGCCAAGCCTTATTATGGAAAACCCTAGGGCACACGCCGGATAATGCGCACGCTTATCGGCGCATGCTAGGCATGTTGCCCTCTACAGCCTTCATCCTAATTTGGTCACTGGCTTTGTTGACTCTCGTGTCCCTCTCGATTCTTTACATACTGAAATGTTGCTTCAATTTTAAGAGTGTGAAAGATGAGTTCATGAATCATATTGGAGTGAACTACCTATTCGCACCTTGGATATCATGCTTGTTATTGCTTCAATCTGCACCATTTTTCACTCCAAACACTATTTGTTATCAACTACTATGGTGGATCTTTGTTTTGCCGATACTTGTCTTGGATGTTAAGATCTACGGCCAATGGTTAACAAAAGGGAAGAACTTTCTATCGACCGTCGCGAATCCTGCTAGTCAATTATCAGTTATCGGTAATTTGGTTGGAGCTAGGGCTGCAGCTCTAATGGGATGCAAAGAGAGTGCAATTTGTTTGTTCGCTTTCGGGATGGTACATTATTTAGTACTCTTTGTTACACTCTATCAAAGATTAGCGGGCAGTAACCGCCTCCCCGCGATGCTCCGACCCGTTTTCTTTCTGTTCTTCGCAGCTCCAAGCATGGCAAGCTTAGCCTGGATATCGATTTCCGGAAGTTACGACAATGCTTCAAAGATGCTCTTCTTTCTTTCGGTGTTTCTCTTCACGTCACTG GTGTGTAGGCCAAAACTATTCAAGAAAGCAATGAGGAGGTTCAATGTTGCATGGTGGGCTTATTCTTTTCCCTTAACAGTCTTGGCACTATCTTCAACAGAATATGCACAGGAGGTTAAAAGCAGCATAGCTCATTTGCTAATGGTGATTCTCTCAGCTATTTCGGTTCTTGTTACTCTTGTTCTAATGGTGATCACTGCAATCAATACCGATTTGTCGTCTGACTCTCTCATTTCGAAACCCTCTGCTGATTTGATTTTAACTACTTCTGATTCGTCAACAGAATGA
- the LOC141710537 gene encoding mitogen-activated protein kinase kinase kinase 18-like — protein sequence MDWIRGNTVGRGSSATVSVATCCRSGNVFAAKSVEFSHSEMLQREQNILSTLSSPQIVKYMGYDITMESNKLMYNLMMEYAAAGTLHDAIRDQRGRIQESMIGQYTHQIVQGLEYLHSSGVVHCDIKCQNILITESGAKIADFGCAKWTSPDHPEASATMPIAGTPMFMAPEVARGEEQGSPADIWALGCTIIEMATGMSPWPNANNDPLSVLYKIAYSGELPNFPGFLSTKAKDFLSKCLQTDPKSRWTAKQLINHPFVQEFNLSQRQNQKSFTCSPTSILDHRAWTSTEESETLDNIFVTKSSSLSRRIGGLWLNSRAPNWKWEETWITIRENVEGVKQDKNVGGC from the coding sequence ATGGATTGGATCAGAGGCAACACTGTTGGCCGTGGATCCTCTGCCACCGTCTCTGTCGCTACTTGTTGTCGGTCCGGGAACGTTTTTGCTGCTAAATCTGTCGAATTTTCACACTCCGAGATGCTGCAAAGAGAGCAGAATATTCTGTCCACCTTAAGCAGTCCTCAGATTGTTAAGTACATGGGGTATGACATTACAATGGAAAGCAACAAGCTCATGTACAATCTCATGATGGAGTACGCTGCGGCTGGCACACTACACGATGCAATTCGAGATCAACGTGGACGTATTCAAGAATCTATGATTGGTCAGTACACACATCAAATTGTACAAGGCCTAGAGTACCTTCATTCGAGTGGCGTAGTACATTGTGACATCAAGTGCCAGAACATATTAATAACCGAAAGTGGAGCCAAAATTGCGGATTTCGGTTGTGCTAAGTGGACTAGTCCTGATCATCCTGAGGCCTCGGCTACCATGCCAATTGCAGGCACGCCAATGTTCATGGCACCGGAAGTGGCACGTGGGGAAGAACAGGGGAGTCCAGCTGATATATGGGCACTTGGATGTACAATTATCGAAATGGCCACCGGGATGTCACCGTGGCCTAATGCCAACAATGATCCCCTCTCAGTCCTTTACAAAATTGCATATTCTGGAGAATTACCAAATTTTCCAGGCTTCCTCTCTACAAAAGCAAAAGATTTTCTTAGCAAATGTCTGCAAACAGATCCAAAATCGCGGTGGACAGCTAAACAACTCATCAACCACCCATTCGTTCAAGAATTCAATTTAAGCCAAAGGCAAAATCAAAAGTCCTTCACATGTTCTCCAACAAGCATTCTTGATCACAGGGCTTGGACATCCACAGAAGAATCTGAAACACTGGATAATATCTTCGTAACAAAATCATCGTCTTTATCGCGGAGAATCGGAGGGCTGTGGTTAAATTCGAGAGCACCAAACTGGAAATGGGAGGAAACGTGGATCACAATAAGAGAAAATGTTGAAGGTGTGAAACAAGACAAGAATGTGGGGGGCTGTTGA
- the LOC141713757 gene encoding uncharacterized protein LOC141713757 has product MVEETYVVKKLLRAVPAKFLQIASTIEPFGDLEAMSVEEIVGSLKAHEERLKGPDDNNLNQQLLLTEEEWAKREGNEKKLLLTRDEWLKRTNKNGECRKPKRDREQKGEANLAQINDDEPALLVAEFEQNTRGTVMLHASDSRAVTNVGKEIEAKIEANMWYLDNGASNHMTGHRGKFAELDEGVIGQVKFGDGSMVHIRG; this is encoded by the exons ATGGTGGAGGAAACGTACGTAGTCAAGAAGCTGTTAAGAGCTGTACCTGCAAAATTCTTGCAAATTGCTTCGACAATAGAACCGTTTGGTGATCTGGAAGCCATGTCGGTAGAAGAGATCGTGGGGTCTCTCAAAGCACATGAAGAACGACTCAAGGGACCAGATGACAATAATCTTAACCAACAACTCCTGTTAACCGAGGAAGAATGGGCTAAACGGGAAGGAAATGAAAAGAAATTACTGCTCACTAGAGATGAATGGCTGAAGAGAACGAATAAGAACGGAG AATGCAGAAAACCCAAAAGAGATAGAGAACAAAAGGGAGAGGCCAATTTAGCACAAATAAATGATGACGAGCCAGCCTTACTAGTAGCAGAGTTTGAGCAGAATACAAGGGGAACAGTGATGCTGCATGCTAGCGACTCACGAGCTGTGACTAATGTGGGTAAGGAAATTGAGGCCAAGATAGAAGCGAATATGTGGTATTTGGACAATGGTGCCAGCAATCACATGACTGGACACCGCGGAAAATTTGCAGAATTAGATGAGGGAGTTATTGGCCAAGTTAAATTCGGAGACGGTTCCATGGTGCACATAAGGGGGTAG